The Chlorocebus sabaeus isolate Y175 chromosome 9, mChlSab1.0.hap1, whole genome shotgun sequence genome includes a window with the following:
- the IL2RA gene encoding interleukin-2 receptor subunit alpha isoform X1 has product MRLSYYRIKYVSTCPGPLELLIVFFCFAELCDDDPPKITHATFKAVAYKEGTMLNCECKRGFRRIKSGSPYMLCTGNSSHSSWDNQCQCTSSAARNTTKQVTPQPEEQKERKTTEMQSQMQLADQVSLPGHCREPPPWENEATERIYHFVVGQTVSYQCIQGYRALHRGPAESVCKMTHGKTRWTQPQLICTGETEPSQFPGEEEPQASPDGLPESETSRLVTTTDFRIQTEVAATMETFIFTTEYQVAVAGCVFLLISVLLLSGLTWQRRQRKNRRTI; this is encoded by the exons ATGCGATTAAGTTATTATAGGATTAAATATGTGAGTACTTGCCCGGGGCCTCTTGAGCTCCTAATAgtcttcttttgctttgcagagcTCTGTGACGATGACCCGCCAAAAATCACACACGCCACATTCAAAGCCGTGGCCTACAAGGAAGGAACCATGTTGAACTGTGAATGCAAGAGAGGTTTCCGCAGAATAAAAAGCGGGTCACCCTATATGCTCTGTACGGGAAACTCTAGCCACTCATCCTGGGACAACCAATGTCAATGCACAAGCTCTG CTGCTCGGAACACAACAAAACAAGTGACACCTCAACccgaagaacagaaagaaagaaaaaccacagaaatgcaaagtcAAATGCAGCTGGCGGACCAAGTGAGCCTTCCAG GTCACTGCAGGGAACCTCCACCATGGGAAAATGAAGCCACAGAAAGAATTTATCATTTCGTGGTGGGGCAGACGGTTTCCTACCAGTGCATCCAGGGATACAGGGCTCTACACAGAGGTCCTGCTGAGAGCGTCTGCAAAATGACCCACGGGAAGACAAGGTGGACCCAGCCCCAGCTCATATGCACAGGTGAAACGGAGCCCAGTCAGtttccag GTGAAGAGGAGCCTCAGGCAAGCCCCGACGGCCTTCCTGAGAGTGAGACTTCCCGCCTCGTCACAACAACAG ATTTTCGAATACAGACAGAAGTGGCTGCAACCATGGAAACGTTCATATTTACAACAGAGTACCAGGTAGCAG TGGCCGGCTGTGTTTTCCTGCTGATCAGCGTCCTCCTGCTGAGTGGGCTCACCTGGCAGCGGAGACA